The following proteins are encoded in a genomic region of Fusarium oxysporum f. sp. lycopersici 4287 chromosome 1, whole genome shotgun sequence:
- a CDS encoding hexokinase, with the protein MVGLGPRRPPSRKGSMADVPKDLADEIHKLEKLFTVEPAKLKEITDHFVSELAKGLSVEGGSIPMNPTWVMSYPDGYETGTYLALDMGGTNLRVCQISLTEEKSEFDILQSKYRMPEELKSGTSEELWEYIAECLYQFLETHHGDCSKLEKIPLGFTFSYPATQNYIDEGILQRWTKGFDIDGVEGKNIVPMFEEALKARGVPIKLAAIINDTTGTLIASAYTDTAMKIGCIFGTGCNAAYMEDCGSIPKIADLNLPADLPMAINCEWGAFDNEHKVLPRTAYDVTIDKESPRPGQQAFEKMIAGLYLGEIFRLILVDLHDNKAIHIFENQDIALLRKPYSLDASFLSAIEEDPWENLTETYDLFVKKLNLKPTRPELELVRRTAELIGTRAARLSACGVAAICKKKGYESCHVGADGSVFNKYPYFKERGAQALREILDWPVKTDKKAEDPIEVLTAEDGSGVGAALIAALTLKRINEGNMAGILHPENFK; encoded by the exons ATGGTCGGTCTCGGTCCTCGACGTCCTCCCTCCCGAAAGG GATCAATGGCCGATGTCCCTAAGGATCTCGCCGATGAGATTCacaagctcgagaagctctttACGGTAGAGCCCGCTaagctcaaggagatcaCCGACCACTTTGTCTCCGAATTGGCCAAAG GCCTCAGTGTTGAGGGGGGTAGCATC CCTATGAATCCTACCTGGGTCATGTCATACCCCGATGGCTATGAAACCGGAACTTACCTGGCCCTGGATATGGGCGGAACAAACCTGCGAGTCTGCCAGATCAGCCTGACCGAAGAGAAATCCGAGTTCGATATCCTCCAGTCCAAGTACCGCATGCCCGAGGAGCTCAAGTCTGGTACATCTGAAGAGCTTTGGGAATACATTGCCGAGTGTCTTTACCAATTCCTCGAGACTCACCACGGAGACTGCAGCAAGCTGGAGAAAATCCCTCTGGGTTTCACATTTTCATATCCTGCCACCCAGAACTACATCGATGAGGGTATTCTACAGCGATGGACCAAGGGCTTCGACATTGATGGTGTGGAGGGCAAGAACATCGTGCCCATGTTTGAGGAGGCCCTGAAGGCTCGC GGCGTCCCCATCAAGCTTGCGGCTATCATTAATGATACTACTGGCACATTGATCGCTTCAGCCTATACTGATACCGCCATGAAGATCGGCTGCATCTTCGGTACGGGATGCAATGCTGCTTACATGGAAGACTGTGGTTCCATTCCCAAGATTGCCGACCTAAATTTGCCCGCTGATCTGCCCATGGCCATCAACTGCGAGTGGGGAGCTTTTGACAATGAGCACAAGGTCCTTCCCCGAACTGCCTACGATGTGACTATCGATAAGGAGTCTCCTCGCCCTGGACAACAGGCCTTCGAAAAGATGATTGCTGGTCTCTACCTCGGCGAGATTTTCCGACTCATCCTCGTCGACCTTCACGATAACAAGGCCATCCATATCTTTGAGAACCAGGACATTGCTCTGCTACGCAAGCCTTACTCCCTCGATGCTTCCTTCCTGTCTGCTATTGAAGA GGACCCCTGGGAGAACCTGACTGAGACGTATGATCTcttcgtcaagaagctgaatCTGAAGCCCACACGTCCCGAACTGGAGCTCGTTCGAAGGACCGCCGAGCTCATCGGCACACGTGCTGCTCGCCTTTCGGCTTGTGGTGTCGCTGCTATctgcaagaagaagggttaCGAATCTTGCCACGTCGGTGCTGATGGCTCCGTGTTCAACAAGTACCCCTACTTCAAGGAGCGAGGAGCTCAGGCTCTGCGAGAGATTCTCGACTGGCCTGTGAAGACcgacaagaaggctgaggacCCTATTGAGGTTCTTACTGCCGAGGACGGCAGTGGTGTCGGCGCCGCCCTGATTGCCGCCCTGACCCTTAAGCGAATCAATGAGGGCAACATGGCGGGTATCCTTCATCCCGAGAACTTCAAATAG
- a CDS encoding methylthioribulose-1-phosphate dehydratase, whose amino-acid sequence MKNTDIYVMALSEQDPNHNKLNQRTYLRSPPCYKPSQCTPLFLAAFTRRGAGCCIHTHSQWAVLVTLLLESQGPGKDRVFEINNIEQIKGFGRGMNKTGNLGYHDTLRIPVIENTPHEEDLTEYLEEAMDKYPDTYAVLVRRHGVYVWGDNVHKAKTQCESLDYLFQLAVEMKKLGLPWISEVEQIAPQRT is encoded by the exons ATGAAGAACACCGATATCTATGTCATGGCTCTTTCTGAGCAAGATCCTAACcacaacaagctcaaccagCGCACTTATCTGCGATCTCCTCCCTGCTACAAGCCTTCTCAGTGCACCCCCTTGTTCCTTGCTGCTTTCACCCGCCGAGGAGCTGGCTGTTGTATACATACTCACTCTCAATGGGCTGTTCTGGTCACCCTCCTGTTAGAATCACAAGGCCCCGGAAAGGACCGAGTTTTCgagatcaacaacattgaGCAGATCAAGGGCTTTGGCCGTGGCATGAACAAGACAGGCAACCTGGGTTATCATGACACCCTTCGCATTCCAGTCATTGAGAATACTCCTCATGAGGAGGACTTAACCGAGTATCTTGAAGAAGCGATGGATAAGTATCCCGACACATACGCTGTTCTCGTCCGTCGTCACGGTGTTTACGTCTGGGGTGATAACGTTCATAAGGCCAAGACTCAATGTGAGAG CCTCGATTATCTGTTCCAGCTTGCCgttgagatgaagaagctcggcCTTCCTTGGATCAGCGAAGTCGAGCAGATTGCTCCCCAGCGAACATAG
- a CDS encoding methylthioribulose-1-phosphate dehydratase, with the protein MSTEQRPTGDALITSEDPNHPANLIPSLCAKFWTLGWVTGTGGGCSIRDDDLVYIAPSGVQKELMKNTDIYVMALSEQDPNHNKLNQRTYLRSPPCYKPSQCTPLFLAAFTRRGAGCCIHTHSQWAVLVTLLLESQGPGKDRVFEINNIEQIKGFGRGMNKTGNLGYHDTLRIPVIENTPHEEDLTEYLEEAMDKYPDTYAVLVRRHGVYVWGDNVHKAKTQCESLDYLFQLAVEMKKLGLPWISEVEQIAPQRT; encoded by the exons ATGTCAACTGAGCAACGCCCAACTGGCGATGCCCTCATTACTTCCGAGGACCCGAACCACCCTGCTAACCTGATCCCTTCGCTATGCGCAAAGTTCTGGACTCTGGGCTGGGTTACTGGAACAGGAGGCGGTTGCTCTATTCGAGATGA TGATCTCGTATACATTGCGCCCTCAGGCGTTCAAAAAGAACTCATGAAGAACACCGATATCTATGTCATGGCTCTTTCTGAGCAAGATCCTAACcacaacaagctcaaccagCGCACTTATCTGCGATCTCCTCCCTGCTACAAGCCTTCTCAGTGCACCCCCTTGTTCCTTGCTGCTTTCACCCGCCGAGGAGCTGGCTGTTGTATACATACTCACTCTCAATGGGCTGTTCTGGTCACCCTCCTGTTAGAATCACAAGGCCCCGGAAAGGACCGAGTTTTCgagatcaacaacattgaGCAGATCAAGGGCTTTGGCCGTGGCATGAACAAGACAGGCAACCTGGGTTATCATGACACCCTTCGCATTCCAGTCATTGAGAATACTCCTCATGAGGAGGACTTAACCGAGTATCTTGAAGAAGCGATGGATAAGTATCCCGACACATACGCTGTTCTCGTCCGTCGTCACGGTGTTTACGTCTGGGGTGATAACGTTCATAAGGCCAAGACTCAATGTGAGAG CCTCGATTATCTGTTCCAGCTTGCCgttgagatgaagaagctcggcCTTCCTTGGATCAGCGAAGTCGAGCAGATTGCTCCCCAGCGAACATAG
- a CDS encoding hexokinase, protein MNPTWVMSYPDGYETGTYLALDMGGTNLRVCQISLTEEKSEFDILQSKYRMPEELKSGTSEELWEYIAECLYQFLETHHGDCSKLEKIPLGFTFSYPATQNYIDEGILQRWTKGFDIDGVEGKNIVPMFEEALKARGVPIKLAAIINDTTGTLIASAYTDTAMKIGCIFGTGCNAAYMEDCGSIPKIADLNLPADLPMAINCEWGAFDNEHKVLPRTAYDVTIDKESPRPGQQAFEKMIAGLYLGEIFRLILVDLHDNKAIHIFENQDIALLRKPYSLDASFLSAIEEDPWENLTETYDLFVKKLNLKPTRPELELVRRTAELIGTRAARLSACGVAAICKKKGYESCHVGADGSVFNKYPYFKERGAQALREILDWPVKTDKKAEDPIEVLTAEDGSGVGAALIAALTLKRINEGNMAGILHPENFK, encoded by the exons ATGAATCCTACCTGGGTCATGTCATACCCCGATGGCTATGAAACCGGAACTTACCTGGCCCTGGATATGGGCGGAACAAACCTGCGAGTCTGCCAGATCAGCCTGACCGAAGAGAAATCCGAGTTCGATATCCTCCAGTCCAAGTACCGCATGCCCGAGGAGCTCAAGTCTGGTACATCTGAAGAGCTTTGGGAATACATTGCCGAGTGTCTTTACCAATTCCTCGAGACTCACCACGGAGACTGCAGCAAGCTGGAGAAAATCCCTCTGGGTTTCACATTTTCATATCCTGCCACCCAGAACTACATCGATGAGGGTATTCTACAGCGATGGACCAAGGGCTTCGACATTGATGGTGTGGAGGGCAAGAACATCGTGCCCATGTTTGAGGAGGCCCTGAAGGCTCGC GGCGTCCCCATCAAGCTTGCGGCTATCATTAATGATACTACTGGCACATTGATCGCTTCAGCCTATACTGATACCGCCATGAAGATCGGCTGCATCTTCGGTACGGGATGCAATGCTGCTTACATGGAAGACTGTGGTTCCATTCCCAAGATTGCCGACCTAAATTTGCCCGCTGATCTGCCCATGGCCATCAACTGCGAGTGGGGAGCTTTTGACAATGAGCACAAGGTCCTTCCCCGAACTGCCTACGATGTGACTATCGATAAGGAGTCTCCTCGCCCTGGACAACAGGCCTTCGAAAAGATGATTGCTGGTCTCTACCTCGGCGAGATTTTCCGACTCATCCTCGTCGACCTTCACGATAACAAGGCCATCCATATCTTTGAGAACCAGGACATTGCTCTGCTACGCAAGCCTTACTCCCTCGATGCTTCCTTCCTGTCTGCTATTGAAGA GGACCCCTGGGAGAACCTGACTGAGACGTATGATCTcttcgtcaagaagctgaatCTGAAGCCCACACGTCCCGAACTGGAGCTCGTTCGAAGGACCGCCGAGCTCATCGGCACACGTGCTGCTCGCCTTTCGGCTTGTGGTGTCGCTGCTATctgcaagaagaagggttaCGAATCTTGCCACGTCGGTGCTGATGGCTCCGTGTTCAACAAGTACCCCTACTTCAAGGAGCGAGGAGCTCAGGCTCTGCGAGAGATTCTCGACTGGCCTGTGAAGACcgacaagaaggctgaggacCCTATTGAGGTTCTTACTGCCGAGGACGGCAGTGGTGTCGGCGCCGCCCTGATTGCCGCCCTGACCCTTAAGCGAATCAATGAGGGCAACATGGCGGGTATCCTTCATCCCGAGAACTTCAAATAG
- a CDS encoding hexokinase, producing MSGSMADVPKDLADEIHKLEKLFTVEPAKLKEITDHFVSELAKGLSVEGGSIPMNPTWVMSYPDGYETGTYLALDMGGTNLRVCQISLTEEKSEFDILQSKYRMPEELKSGTSEELWEYIAECLYQFLETHHGDCSKLEKIPLGFTFSYPATQNYIDEGILQRWTKGFDIDGVEGKNIVPMFEEALKARGVPIKLAAIINDTTGTLIASAYTDTAMKIGCIFGTGCNAAYMEDCGSIPKIADLNLPADLPMAINCEWGAFDNEHKVLPRTAYDVTIDKESPRPGQQAFEKMIAGLYLGEIFRLILVDLHDNKAIHIFENQDIALLRKPYSLDASFLSAIEEDPWENLTETYDLFVKKLNLKPTRPELELVRRTAELIGTRAARLSACGVAAICKKKGYESCHVGADGSVFNKYPYFKERGAQALREILDWPVKTDKKAEDPIEVLTAEDGSGVGAALIAALTLKRINEGNMAGILHPENFK from the exons ATGTCAGGATCAATGGCCGATGTCCCTAAGGATCTCGCCGATGAGATTCacaagctcgagaagctctttACGGTAGAGCCCGCTaagctcaaggagatcaCCGACCACTTTGTCTCCGAATTGGCCAAAG GCCTCAGTGTTGAGGGGGGTAGCATC CCTATGAATCCTACCTGGGTCATGTCATACCCCGATGGCTATGAAACCGGAACTTACCTGGCCCTGGATATGGGCGGAACAAACCTGCGAGTCTGCCAGATCAGCCTGACCGAAGAGAAATCCGAGTTCGATATCCTCCAGTCCAAGTACCGCATGCCCGAGGAGCTCAAGTCTGGTACATCTGAAGAGCTTTGGGAATACATTGCCGAGTGTCTTTACCAATTCCTCGAGACTCACCACGGAGACTGCAGCAAGCTGGAGAAAATCCCTCTGGGTTTCACATTTTCATATCCTGCCACCCAGAACTACATCGATGAGGGTATTCTACAGCGATGGACCAAGGGCTTCGACATTGATGGTGTGGAGGGCAAGAACATCGTGCCCATGTTTGAGGAGGCCCTGAAGGCTCGC GGCGTCCCCATCAAGCTTGCGGCTATCATTAATGATACTACTGGCACATTGATCGCTTCAGCCTATACTGATACCGCCATGAAGATCGGCTGCATCTTCGGTACGGGATGCAATGCTGCTTACATGGAAGACTGTGGTTCCATTCCCAAGATTGCCGACCTAAATTTGCCCGCTGATCTGCCCATGGCCATCAACTGCGAGTGGGGAGCTTTTGACAATGAGCACAAGGTCCTTCCCCGAACTGCCTACGATGTGACTATCGATAAGGAGTCTCCTCGCCCTGGACAACAGGCCTTCGAAAAGATGATTGCTGGTCTCTACCTCGGCGAGATTTTCCGACTCATCCTCGTCGACCTTCACGATAACAAGGCCATCCATATCTTTGAGAACCAGGACATTGCTCTGCTACGCAAGCCTTACTCCCTCGATGCTTCCTTCCTGTCTGCTATTGAAGA GGACCCCTGGGAGAACCTGACTGAGACGTATGATCTcttcgtcaagaagctgaatCTGAAGCCCACACGTCCCGAACTGGAGCTCGTTCGAAGGACCGCCGAGCTCATCGGCACACGTGCTGCTCGCCTTTCGGCTTGTGGTGTCGCTGCTATctgcaagaagaagggttaCGAATCTTGCCACGTCGGTGCTGATGGCTCCGTGTTCAACAAGTACCCCTACTTCAAGGAGCGAGGAGCTCAGGCTCTGCGAGAGATTCTCGACTGGCCTGTGAAGACcgacaagaaggctgaggacCCTATTGAGGTTCTTACTGCCGAGGACGGCAGTGGTGTCGGCGCCGCCCTGATTGCCGCCCTGACCCTTAAGCGAATCAATGAGGGCAACATGGCGGGTATCCTTCATCCCGAGAACTTCAAATAG
- a CDS encoding inorganic pyrophosphatase has protein sequence MLQPQSSRLLLLQRSLRTTVTGRSKGTGTTATGTLLYSPSAAPSLSPYRVPGRANYMASLAARSPAAAGPGGSNSAVTSGAPPPPSSSYSHSAATSTSKISSRRTAQIARHFSSSSSPTGPVSKQKPDMASNYTVRKVAAPNTLEHRVYIEKDGQPVSPFHDIPLYANQEQTILNMVVEIPRWTNAKLEISKEELLNPIKQDIKKGKLRYVRNCFPHKGYLWNYGAFPQTWEDPNSVHPETKAKGDNDPLDVCEIGELVGYTGQVKQVKVLGVMALLDEEETDWKVIVIDINDPLASKLNDVEDVERHLPGLLRATNEWFRIYKIPDGKPENQFAFTGECKNKSYALDVVRECAEAWERLITGKTPAGGVSTTNVTVQNSPSRVSPDQLPPLPPNEDVPAEKIDASIDKWFFISGASA, from the exons ATGTTACAGCCGCAAAGTTCCCGGCTTCTGCTGCTCCAGAGGTCGTTACGCACTACAGTCACAGGCAGAAGCAAAGGCACAGGCACCACAGCCACTGGGACACTGCTGTACAGTCCCTCCGCAGCGCCGTCGCTGTCGCCATACCGAGTACCTGGCCGGGCCAATTACATGGCGTCGCTGGCAGCACGCAGCCCTGCCGCTGCAGGCCCCGGCGGGAGCAATAGTGCCGTTACCAGTGGTGCCCCGCCCCCTCCATCCTCTTCTTATTCTCACTCTGCTGCTACGTCAACCTCCAAAATTTCTTCCCGTCGAACAGCTCAGATTGCTCGACActtttcctcctcatcctcaccaacAGGTCCTGTTTCAAAGCAGAAGCCCGACATGGCCTCCAACTACACCGTCCGCAAGGTTGCGGCTCCCAACACCCTCGAGCACCGAGTCTACATCGAGAAGGATGGCCAGCCCGTTTCTCCTTTCCATGATATTCCTCTCTATGCCAACCAGGAGCAGACCATCCTGAACATGGTTGTCGAGATTCCTCGATGGACCAATGCCAAGCTCGAG ATCTCCAAGGAggagctcctcaaccccatcaagcaggatatcaagaagggcaagctTCGATACGTCCGAAACTGCTTCCCCCACAAGGGTTACCTCTGGAACTACGGTGCCTTCCCTCAG ACTTGGGAGGATCCCAACTCCGTTCACCCTGAGACCAAGGCTAAGGGTGACAACGACCCTCTCGATGTTTGCGAGATCGGTGAGCTCGTTGGTTACACCGGCCAGGTCAAGCAGGTCAAGGTCCTCGGTGTCATGGCTCTCctcgacgaggaggagactGACTGGAAGGTCATTGTCATTGATATCAACGACCCTCTCGCCTCCAAGCTGAACGACGTCGAGGATGTCGAGCGACACCTTCCTGGTCTCCTCCGTGCCACCAACGAGTGGTTCCGTATCTACAAGATTCCTGATGGCAAGCCCGAGAACCAGTTTGCCTTCACTGGCGAGTGCAAGAACAAGAG CTACGCTCTTGACGTCGTCCGCGAGTGTGCTGAGGCCTGGGAGCGTCTCATCACTGGCAAGACCCCTGCTGGCGGTGTCTCCAC CACCAACGTCACTGTCCAGAACTCTCCTTCTCGCGTCTCCCCTGACCAGCTCCCCCCTCTGCCTCCCAACGAGGATGTCCCCGCCGAGAAgatcgatgcttccatcgACAAGTGGTTCTTCATCAGCGGTGCCTCTGCTTAA